A portion of the Burkholderia sp. GAS332 genome contains these proteins:
- a CDS encoding DNA-binding protein H-NS codes for MATTLEAVQAKMKKLQAQADALIAKQSSGVIEKIRELMAKHGLTTADIDAHVGGKQRAMKAVAKTMSKGSAAAVKYRDPKSGATWTGHGRAPRWIAAAKNRDKFLVDGNTATTKPAPVSKAKAARNYVRGPQPAMYQDPKSGATWSGRGRAPAWIAEAKDRSKFLIAGGTKATVATNAAVVSKTKAAVKKASKAVGATSTKGQPKGPQPAKYRDPKSGATWSGRGPAPAWLSGAKDRAKFLIDGASAAADAKPAVTKAVAKKTTTAKKTAAKKG; via the coding sequence ATGGCAACAACTTTGGAAGCAGTCCAGGCGAAGATGAAAAAACTGCAAGCGCAGGCGGATGCGCTTATTGCAAAGCAATCGTCGGGCGTCATCGAAAAGATTCGCGAGTTGATGGCGAAGCACGGCCTAACCACCGCTGACATTGACGCGCACGTTGGCGGCAAGCAGCGCGCCATGAAGGCAGTTGCTAAGACCATGAGCAAAGGCAGCGCTGCTGCGGTCAAGTATCGCGACCCGAAGAGTGGTGCAACCTGGACCGGACACGGCCGGGCTCCACGTTGGATTGCCGCCGCGAAGAACCGAGACAAATTCCTAGTTGATGGAAATACGGCGACAACGAAACCGGCTCCTGTCAGCAAAGCGAAGGCTGCTCGCAACTATGTCCGTGGGCCGCAGCCGGCGATGTACCAGGACCCAAAGTCGGGCGCGACGTGGAGTGGACGCGGCCGCGCGCCGGCGTGGATTGCCGAAGCCAAAGACAGGAGTAAGTTCCTGATTGCAGGTGGTACTAAAGCAACTGTTGCGACGAACGCAGCTGTTGTGAGCAAGACGAAGGCTGCGGTGAAGAAGGCCTCGAAGGCAGTTGGTGCGACCTCTACGAAGGGTCAGCCGAAAGGTCCGCAGCCGGCTAAGTATCGCGACCCGAAGTCGGGCGCGACCTGGAGCGGGCGCGGTCCGGCTCCGGCGTGGCTATCTGGTGCCAAAGACCGGGCGAAGTTTCTGATTGATGGCGCCAGTGCGGCGGCCGATGCGAAACCGGCGGTCACCAAGGCTGTTGCGAAGAAGACCACGACTGCGAAGAAAACTGCTGCGAAGAAGGGGTGA
- a CDS encoding DNA-binding protein: MATTSATKAAAKPVPKKAVTPVEKKAKAPTVKKAAAPVTKKAVAATPLKPIKDSFTKASLATHLAERAGVEPKAAKALMAALEETVLASVHKKGAKEFTLPGLLKVVAQDVPAKKKRFGKDPFTGEEKWFAAKPASVRLKVRPLKKLKDAAL, from the coding sequence ATGGCAACAACGAGTGCAACGAAAGCTGCAGCAAAGCCGGTGCCGAAGAAAGCTGTAACGCCGGTCGAGAAAAAGGCGAAAGCGCCGACGGTGAAGAAGGCTGCGGCTCCTGTCACGAAGAAGGCGGTCGCTGCCACGCCGCTGAAGCCCATCAAGGATTCGTTCACGAAGGCTTCGCTCGCTACCCACCTCGCCGAGCGCGCAGGTGTCGAGCCGAAAGCCGCGAAGGCTTTGATGGCAGCACTGGAAGAAACGGTGCTCGCATCGGTCCACAAGAAGGGCGCGAAGGAGTTCACGCTGCCGGGTCTGCTGAAGGTTGTTGCTCAGGACGTGCCGGCAAAGAAGAAACGCTTCGGCAAAGACCCGTTCACGGGTGAGGAAAAATGGTTTGCCGCCAAGCCCGCGTCGGTGCGTTTGAAAGTGCGTCCGCTGAAGAAGCTGAAGGACGCCGCTCTCTAG
- a CDS encoding Putative SOS response-associated peptidase YedK, with the protein MCYSAQIQADYRKFVRMFGATMSIKEFAQLFFERAEGSKAKIPKAMEDSFSEPQSNAEREVKALIDRFNADQVTKLEQDMFKQRARLADAERVLQTKVTKAATESRRIATDKIAWTLSKLEDIRRVEPKARDSRIFPGHYAPVMVMEDSQRVIKPMRYQCRIAGKPANYDIKFPGTYNARRDNLEGFWKPLFGHSHGILVVNAFYENVSRVKMEGREPAPGENDENVVLQFNPNPPHDMLVACLWSRWSASGEPDLLSFAAITDEPPAEVAAAGHDRCIIPIKPENVDAWLNPDASDLTALYAILDDRDRPFYEHRLAA; encoded by the coding sequence ATGTGCTACTCGGCCCAGATTCAAGCTGACTATCGCAAGTTCGTACGGATGTTTGGCGCGACGATGAGCATCAAGGAGTTCGCGCAACTTTTTTTCGAGCGAGCGGAGGGTAGCAAAGCGAAGATTCCGAAGGCTATGGAAGACTCGTTTTCGGAGCCGCAGTCCAATGCCGAGCGCGAGGTGAAGGCACTTATCGACCGGTTTAACGCGGACCAGGTGACGAAGCTCGAGCAGGACATGTTCAAGCAGCGCGCACGCTTGGCGGACGCCGAGCGTGTACTCCAGACGAAGGTAACGAAAGCCGCTACCGAAAGCCGACGAATAGCCACCGACAAAATCGCGTGGACACTCAGCAAACTCGAAGACATACGGCGGGTCGAGCCAAAGGCCCGCGACTCGCGCATTTTCCCCGGGCACTACGCGCCGGTCATGGTGATGGAAGATAGCCAACGCGTCATCAAACCCATGCGCTATCAGTGCCGCATTGCTGGCAAACCCGCCAATTACGACATCAAATTTCCTGGCACATACAATGCTCGTCGGGATAACCTCGAAGGCTTCTGGAAGCCGCTCTTCGGCCATTCGCACGGCATCCTTGTCGTCAACGCGTTTTACGAAAACGTCAGCCGCGTGAAGATGGAGGGCCGCGAGCCTGCTCCGGGTGAGAATGACGAAAATGTCGTCCTCCAGTTCAATCCGAATCCACCCCATGACATGCTGGTCGCCTGCTTGTGGTCACGCTGGTCGGCATCCGGTGAACCCGACTTGCTGTCATTTGCCGCGATAACGGATGAGCCGCCAGCCGAGGTTGCTGCTGCCGGCCATGACCGCTGCATCATTCCTATCAAACCGGAAAACGTCGATGCATGGTTAAACCCCGATGCGTCAGACTTGACGGCCTTGTACGCAATACTGGATGACAGGGACCGGCCTTTCTACGAGCATCGGCTCGCGGCATAG